Within Citromicrobium bathyomarinum, the genomic segment CCGACTTGTAGGTGCCGACCTTGAACACGCGTGCATTGACGCCGAGCTTGTCGAGCAGGTCGCCGTAATACAGGCGCTTGCCGCCCGGCCCGGCGATCATCGCGCCGCCCAGCGGATCGAGCCAGACTTCGCTGGCATGTGCGGCGAGGCGCAGGCCGTCGTCCGAATAGGCCATGCCATAGGCGAGCACAGGCTTGTCCGCCGCGCGTACCCGGTCCAGCGCAGCGCCCATTTCGCGCAGGTGCACCGCGCCCGCGCCGAGGAACGTGCGCATGTCGAGCACGACCGCCTTGACCCGGTCATCTTCTGCAGCGGTGTCCAGCGCATGGACCAGATCCTGCACGTCGTGCTCGCCGGTCGGGGCTTCGCCGGAGAGGAGTACGGAGAACGGGTCGATCGGTGACTTTTCCTCGACGATGAAGCCATCGAGGTCGAGCAGCAGGGCGCCATCCTTGACGCTCGCCGGGTTGGGCCGCGCGGTCAGGATTGCGAACAGCAGCGCGAAGAACAGCAGGAGGAACAGCAGCGAGAGGCCGTCCTTGATCCCAACCAGCAGTTTCCAGACGTTCTTCGCAAATTCCATGGTATCGAGAGCCCCGTAGCTTTTAGCTTCCCATACCTAAGGGGCGTTAACACGAACCTCCAGCCGAATGTGCTTGAGCGACATACATGCCTCGACTAGTGGCATTGCTTTAATGGCATCCGCAGGTTCCCCCCCGAATTCCGACCGCTTCCCGGCGGGCGGACACGCATTCCCGCATCCCAGCCTGACCGGCATCGCGCAGCTGGAGCGGCACGAGATCCTCTATCTGCTCGCCGAGGCGGAGCAGTGGGTCGAGTTCAACCGCCAGCCGGACAAGCATTGCGACCTGCTGGCCGGGATGACGATCATCAACGCCTTCTTCGAAAACAGCACGCGCACGCTGCTCAGCTTCGAGATTGCGGGCAAGCGATTGGGTGCGGATGTGGTCAACATGCATGCCGCGCAGTCGAGCGTGAAGAAGGGCGAGACGCTGCTCGACACCGCGATCACGCTGAATGCGATGCGAGCGGACGCGATCGTCATCCGCCACGCGTCGAGCGGCGCGGTCGACCTGATCGACGGCAAGGTGGATTGCCCGGTGCTCAACGCGGGCGACGGGAGCCACGAACACCCTACGCAAGCGCTGCTCGATGCGCTGGCGCTGCGCCATGCGCTGGACGAGCGGGGCGAGGGCGCGGAGGACTTTACCGGCCTCGTCGTCACGATCTGCGGCGATATCGCGCATAGCCGCGTCGCGCGATCCAACATCCTGTGCCTGCAGGCGCTGGGTGCCAGCGTGCGGGTCTGTGCGCCGCCCGCGCTGATGCCGGCGGGGATCGAGATGATGGGCGCGAAGCCTTACGTCGATTTCGATGCCGCGCTGGAAGGGGCGGACGTCGTGATGATGCTGCGCCTTCAGGCGGAGCGGATGAGCGGGCAGTTCATCCCCTCCACCCGCGAATACCACCACCTCTACGGGCTGACGCAGGAGCGTCTGCGCCGCGCCGCGCCCGATGCGCTGGTGATGCATCCCGGGCCGATGAACCGCGGCGTGGAGATCGACAGCGACGTGGCCGACATGCTCGACCGGTCGATCATCACCCGGCAGGTGGAGATGGGCGTCGCGGTGCGGATGGCCTGCCTTGACGTGCTGACCCGCCGCGCGCGCGGGGTTCCCGGATGGGAACGCCCGCTGGGCCAAGGGCAGTGGAAGTGAGGGGGCGGCAATGAAACAGACCCGACCCATCACCTTCGTCAACGGCAAGCTGGTGACGCCCGAGGGTGTCGTCGACGGCGCTCTGCAGATCGCCGACGGGATGATCGCCTCGATCGGGGCAGGGGGAGCCCAGCCCGACGACGAGGTTGTCGACGCGAAAGGCAAACTGGTCGTGCCGGGCCTCGTCGATCTCGGCGTGTTCGCGGTCGACAAGCCCGCGTTCCATTTCGGCGGGATCAGCCGCGCCGCGCTGATGCCCGATCAGTCGCCGCCGCTCGATCTGCCGAGCCGGGTCAACTACATCGCCAAGAGCGGCAAGCCCGACTTCTGGGTCCACCCGCTGGCCGCTGCGACACGCGGACTAGCCGGGGAGGAACTGGGCGAAGTCGCGCTGATGCGCGAGGCGGGCGCACGCGGGATCGCCACCGGCAGGCGCTGGATCGCCGATAGCGGCGTGATGCTGCGCGTGCTGAGCTATGCGGCGATGCTCGACATGGTCGTGGTCGCGCATGCCGAGGATGGCGGGCTGGCGGTCGATGCCGTGGCAAGCGCGGGCGAAATGGCGACCCGGCTGGGCCTGCCCAGCGCACCGCCGCAAGCCGAGGCGCTGGCTGTCGCGCGCGACATCGCGCTCGCCGAGATGGCGGGTGCGCGCATTCATTTCCGTCAGCTGACGACCGCCGCCGCGCTCGATCTGGTGCGCAGCGCCAAGGCGCGCGGTGTGGCGGTGACCGCGGGTGTGACGCCTGCGCATTTCATGCTCTCCGACCTCGCGATCGGGGACTTCCGCACCTTTGGCAGGCTCTCGCCGCCTTTGCGCAGCGAAGACGATCGCCACGCGGTGGTCGCGGCGATTGCCGACGGGACGATCGATGTGATTTCGAGCGGGCACGATCCGCGCGGACCGGAGGACAAGCGGTTGCCCTTCGCCGATGCGGAGCCCGGGATGGCAGGTGCGGAAACGTTGCTGTCGACCACGCTCACGCTGGTGCGCGACGGGGTTATCGATCTGCCGCGCGCGTTCGATCTGCTGGCGGGTGCGCCCGCGCGGCTACTTGGCGTCGATGCGGGCCTGCTGCGCGAGGGCCATGAAGGCGACATCGCACTGGTCGATCCGGAGAAGCCGTGGATCGTGGACCGGCGCAAGATGGCCGCGACTGCCGACAACACTCCGTTCGACGGTCAGCCGATGCAGGGCCGGGTGCTGGGCCTGTGGAAGGGCGGCGTCAGGGTCGACTAGCCAGTCGACCGACGCCCCCGTTCAATCTGAGAGCCACTTAGCGGGTCGCGACCCGGCGGCCCGCGTCGAGCGTGCCGGGTAGCGGCCTGCTCTGTTCCCACGCGATGCAACCGTGACCGGAGGCCTTGACCGTGCGGCACAGCGACTGCGCGCTCGATGCGGCAAGATTGCCGGCCGACAGGCGGTAATAGATCCGCCCGTTGACCTTGGCGCGGGTGATCACCTGCTCGCGGCTTGCGACCTGCGGGTGGCGTTTGACGAAGATCGCCCAGCCGCGCTTGGCATCGGCTTCGCTGCCATAGCTGCCCAGCTGCACCAGGTGCGTGCCGCCTGCGAGGTCTTCGCGCGCTGCGGAGGCCGATGCCTGGGCGGGCTTGGCTGCCGCAACCGGTGCGGGCGCAGGCGCGGCTCGCGCAGGGATCGACTGGACCACCGGTGCGCTGGCGAAACTTGCGGCGGGCGCAGGCTTGGGCGCGGGCTTCGGCGTGGCGGAGGCCTTCGCATCCGCCTTGGCAAAGGTGCTGTCGAAATCGGTTGAGACGGTGTCGCGCGCGCCCACCGCAGCGTCGAGCGGGGCGAGCGCGCGGGCCGCTCCGCTGGAAGCAAGCAGATCGACCGGCGGAAGTTCGCCCGTGACCGGGCTCGCGGCAGCGGTTGCTGCGGCAGCCTTTGCGAGCATCTGATCCGCATTCGGAGCGCCGCCCAGCGCGAGTTGCGCGGGCATGCCGGAATCGGCCTGCGGCTGCACGCCGAGCAGGTTGGCGATGCGGGCGGTGTAGTCTTCCGGCCGGGCGACGCGCGCCCATTCGGAAATGCGCGCATCCAGTTCACCCGGGGCGACGTCTTCTGCGGCGATGATCCGCGCGGCGGCCCAGTTGCCGCCCAGCGCGTAGGCATAGGCGAGATTCTGGCGCATGGTCGGAGTATTCTCCCCGCCACGCAGCGCATTCTGCATGATCTGTGCGCCCAGTTCGGGATTGCCCGCCAGCGCATAGGCGAGGCCCAGATCCGCCGGAGCGATCGCATCGCGCCATTCGCCCAGCGTCTCGATCGCGGCGCGGTTGTCGCCCAGTGCGATCGAGGCGAGTGCATAGCGCAGCGCGGTGCGCGGGCTCACATCGCCGAGCACCAACGCCTCTTCGAGCGCCTGCTGTGCGGATGCGAAGCGGCCCGCCGCGAGGTAGGAGGAGCCGAGCTCTGCCTTTGCCGCCGGATCATTCGGCGCGGCAAGCACGGCCTGTTCGGCCAGGGTGATTGCCTTTTCGGTATTGCCGTCGGCGCGGGCCGTGGCGGCATCGCTGGCCGATGCGGTTTTCGAACCGCCGATGCCGCTGGCGCAGCCGGTCAGGCCGAGCGTGGCCAGCGCGGTGGCAAGCATCAGGGTTTTGGAAAAGTTCTGGCGGATCATCGGTTCATCCCTCCTTGTGGGGGCGCGATTGGACGCGGGCGACAAGCTGTTCGAGCTCGGGTGTGGCGGCGAACATGGCGTCCACCGCTTCGGTGACGAGCGCTTGCGCGCTCCGGTTGGCGAGCGTGCAGGCCAGCCGCAGCTTGAGATGACGCTCTGGGTCCAGGCGCAGCGTGAAGGCGGTGCGCTTGCCCTTCGTTGTGGCCTTTGCTTCGCCCCTCACTTGAGGCGCGCTGGCGACCGCGAGACCGGGACGCGGGAGGCGCGGGGCCTTGGTGCGAACGGCCGCGACCGGTTCGGCTACGTCCGGCTCGCTGGGAGTTTCGTCGGCGCGATCCTGCTCCGGTGCGGTCTCATACGTGGGCGCGGCTGTGCTGCGCGCGTGCTTGCCAAGCGGGGCGAACGCGCTGTCCGGCGCGTCTTCGGCGGCATCGTGATAGTCGGCTGGCTGAGCGGTCTCGCGCGCGACCGGCTGCGTATCGCCGGGTTCGCCCAGATCGTTCCAGCCCAGATCCTCCAGCGCACTCTCCGCCGGCAGCGGGTGCTGCATGTGCGCCCCCGCGACTGTGCCATCGACCATCGGCGACTGACGGCGCATGGCCGGTTTCGCGCCGCCCTTGCGGGCAAGCAGGCCGGGGGAAAGCGAGGCAAAGCTCATGTCGGTCATGCCCGGTGCACCTACTGCGCGACCCGGCGGCCGAACACGCCCTGGCGCGGGGCCTGCGGCAGGTGGGCCGCCGCGCCGGGTGCGGCGAAGACCGTCCGGCGGAAGTTCTTTTCCAGCCGGTCGGACACGTAATTCCACAGCGCGGCGATCTCCGTCGCGCTACGGCAATCGGGATCGATTTCCATGACCGTGCGGCCGTCGATCATCGATGCGGCGAAATCGGTCCGGTGATGGACGGTCACCGGAGCGACTGTGCCGTGCTGGCTCAGCGCGACCGCCGCTTCCGAAGTGATGCGCGCCTTGGGTGTCGCGCCGTTGACCACGAAGACCAGTGGCTTGCCCGCGCGTTCGCACAGGTCGACCGTCGCGCCGACCGCCCGCAGGTCGTGCGGGCTGGGACGGGTCGGCACGACGATCAGTTCTGCAACCGAAATGACCGACTGGATCGCCATCGTGATGGCGGGCGGGGTGTCGATGACGGCAAGCTTGAAGCCCTGCTCGCGCAAGGTGTGAAGATCATGCGCGAGCCGCGCGACCGTGGTCTGCGCGAAGGCCGGATAATCCTCCTCGCGCTCGTTCCACCAGTCCGCCAGTGAGCCCTGCGGATCGATATCGATCAGCACCACCGGCCCCGCGCCTGCACGCTGGGCCTGGACTGAAAGATGGCCGGACAAGGTGGTCTTGCCCGATCCGCCCTTCTGTGAAGCCAATGCCAATACCCGCACCGGGACTGTTCCCCCAATTATTGCACGTCCCGCATCGTTCACCCGCAAACGGGTTCGATGCACGCGTATGGCTTCGCAGGATGTCCTTTATTTAGGGTTAAGGCAGGGAAGGCCGATCGCTTCGCATACTGAGAAAGACCGACGGTAAAGCCAGCCTGCGAAAACGTCGCACAACGGGGCGGGACGTTGCTACTGCGTGGCGAGTGGTTCGCAGGCGTGGTAATCGCGGGTTAACCATCTCCCGCTAGCGCGGAAGGTGAACACGTGCGATCGGCAATGACGGGGAACACCATGACGACGCGAAACGGTCGCAAATTCGGCCTCCGGGCGTCCCTTGCAGGCGCATTGCTGACCCTGCCGGGGCTGGCGCTGGCCGACGTCAATGATGGCGTCGCCGCGTGGGAGCGCGGGGATTACGAGACCGCCGTTGCCGAATGGCGCGGACCTGCTGGGCAGGGCGATGCCGACGCGCAGTTCAACCTGGGCCAGGCCTATCGTCTTGGTCGCGGGGTCGAACAGAACACGCGCCAGGCCGAAGTCTATTACGCAAAGGCCGCAGCGCAGGGGCATTTGAAGGCGGCGGACAATCTGGGGCTGCTGTTGTTCCAGAACGGCCGCCGCGAAGAGGCGATGCCCTACGTCGTTGATGCCGCCGAGCGCGGTGATCCGCGCGCGCAATATCTGCTGGGCATCGCGCATTTCAACGGCGACCTGGTCGCACGCGACTGGGTGCGTGCCTATGCGCTGATTACGCTCGCCAATGCGGCGGGCCTGCCGCAGGCGGCCAGCGCGATGCAGCAGATGGACACGCATATTCCGCTCGACCAGCGGCAGCAGGCGCAGGCGCTGGTGCCGCAGCTCAAGCGCAATGCCGATGCGCAGCGTGCGAGCCGTTTTGCCGCCGCCGATCTTGGTACGAGCGATGCTGCGCCCTCGCGCTCCGCATCCGTTCCTGCCGCAGCCCCGCCTGTCGCGACCAGCGCGCCGGGTGTCCCGACACCGGGCCGCCCGGACCGTATCCCGCGCCCCATCACTCAGACCCGCGTGGCGCCCTCCGTGGCCGCCGCACAGTCCGCGATTGCCGAGGCGAGCCGCGTCACCGGCACCGAGAGCCCCGCAGATGCGGGTGCGACTTTCGCGCGTCGCAGCACGCCCGCAGCAGCCGATCCGCGCGCGGTCGAGCCGCAGCCGACCACGCCGGTCGTCGCGCGCGCCGCCCCGCAACCGCGACCGCGACCCGAGCCGCGTGTCTCACCGCGTCCCGAACCGCAGCCAGCGCCCGTGCGGGCGGGTGCGGGCAGCGGGCCCTGGAAAATCCAGCTCGGTGCCTTTGCCGTCAATGGCAATGCGGAGCGTCTGTGGGCGCGCCTTTCGGGCCGCAGCGAGCTTGCCGGGGCGACCCGCGTGCTCGAACCTGCGGGCCGCGTGACCAAGCTGCTTGCTGGCGGCTATGCCAGCCGCGATGCGGCGCAGAGCGCGTGCAATGCGCTCAAGCGCAGTGGGCAGGACTGTCTCGTCACCCGCTAGGCTTTTCATCGGGCGAGATCGCGCGCCCGTCGAAGGCAATTCCCCTGTGCCCACCCTGCTGTTAGGTGTCGGGTAACAGGGGGAATCTTTTCAATGACCGAAGCGGTAGCGGCGGCAACGCCGGATCAGGATACGAGGGCCTCAGGCGCTGCCGAAAAGGCTGCGCCGATTTCAGCCACCGGCGCTGCGCGTCTGCTGAGTCTCGATTTTACCCGCGGGATCGCGGTGATGGGCATTCTGGCGGCCAATATCGTCGCCTTCGGTCAGCCGATGATCGCCTATATGTGGCCCGAAGGCTTCCTGACCCCGCATGATGCGACGTCGGACTGGATGTGGGTCGCGCAGTTCGTGCTGATCGACGGCAAGATGCGCGGGCTTTTCACGCTGCTGTTCGGGGCGGGGATGTATCTGTTCCTGGAGAAGGCATGGGCGCGCAAGCAGGGGCGCTGGCTTCAGGCGCGGCGGCTGTTCTGGCTGCTGGCGTTCGGCATGGTCCATTTCTTCTTCATCTGGCGCGGGGATATCCTCACGCTCTATGCCACCTGCGGATTTATCTGCCTGCTGTTCGTGAAGTGGGGCCCCAAGACCCAGCTGGGCGTGGGGATATTCTTCTATGTTGTCGGTGCCGCGATCTTCAGCGCGCTGGCGGGCATGTTCTACTGGATCATGGAGCTTGGCGGCGCAAAAGTGCTGGCCGAGGCAGGCGGACAGGGCGGTGGTCCTTCAACCCCGGCAGAGGTGCGCGATAGCTTCGGGGTGATGAAGACACAGGGCCTCGATATCGCGCAGGCCGACGCGTCGCTGGTTCAGTCGGGCGATTATTTCGGCTGGGTCCACTACAACCTGACCGAGCACTGGGTTGAGCCGCTGACCGGTTTCCTGTTCTTCGGATTGGAGACCATCCCGCTGATCCTGATCGGCATGGCGCTTTATCGCCTTGGCCTGTTCGACGGGCGTCTGAATGCGAAGAAGCAGGCGATCTGGGGCGCGATCGGTGTCGTGATTGGCCTCGCCGGATCGCTTGCCATCGGGCTGTGGGCGCTGGAGCGGGGGCTCAGCTTCCATTCGACCTTCCTCAGCTTCGTCGGCACCAGCGCCTTCGTCCGCCTGCCCTTCGTGATCGGGCTGGCCGCGCTGCTCGCGCTGTGGGGGCCGAAGGCGACCGGCTGGCTGGGATCGCGCGTCAGCGCGGCGGGCCGGATGGCGTTCTCCAACTATCTGGGCACGTCGATCCTGATGCTGTTCGTGTTCCACGGCTTCGCGCTGGGCCTGTATGGCGAGCTTACGCGGCCGCAACTCTACATCGTGATGCTGGCTGCGTGGGCGATCATGCTGGCGTGGTCGAAGGCGTGGCTGTCGGTCTATCGCTTCGGCCCGCTGGAATGGCTGTGGCGCTGCCTGACCTATGGCAAGCTGTTCCCGATCCGGCGGACGCGCGAGGCAGGGTGATCAGAGCGGCACTCGCGATCGGCCTCGCCGCCGTGCTGGGTGGGTGTTCCGAGCCGATCGAGACGCGCGATATCCCCGGCGTCTATACCGGAACGCTGGGCGAGGGCGCGGCCTATCGCCTCGAGATGGGCGAGGACATGCGCTACCGCTTCTGCCGGGCGGAGGAAGCAGACTGCACCCCGCCCGAAGATCGCGGAGACTATCAGGTGGTGCGGCTGGGCTCGACATCCATCGTCCGCTTCAGCCTGTTATGCGCGCCGTTCGAAGGGGAATGCAGGAATTACGAGGCCGACGCAAAACTGCGCCGTCCGGGGTCGGTCGAGATCGCCTTCGTCGACGAGGCGGGCACCGCGCATGTGTTCGTGAAGCAGCGCTAGGAGGCGGGCGCACATTTTGACTTGTTTGTGAGAACAAGTCGCATTAACAATGTCCTTGCGAGTCGTTTGCAGGAGACTGTTCCGCCAATGTACGTTTGCATCTGCAATGCCATCCGGGAGACGGATCTGCGCCGCGCCGCCGTGCACTGCTCGGGCGATGCAGAGGCGTGTTACGCGGCGCTCGGCAAGCGTCCGCAATGTGGCTCATGCCTGTGCGATGCCGATGCGATCGTGTTCGAGGAACGCGAGCTCGGGTGCTGCAAGGCTGCGGCCTAGGCGCATTCGCAATAACGCGCCTGCCACTGCGAGGCGCTCTCAAAAGCCCGGAAATCTGCGATTTTTTGCGCCTTCGCCCTTGCGGAGTTGCCTGATCGACGCCTAAGCGTGGGGCAATTCACATTCACAGGAGCATGCGGCCATGAAGGGCGACGACAAGGTCATCGAATATCTCAACAAGGCGCTCACCAACGAGTTGACCGCGATCAATCAATACTGGCTGCACTACCGCGTGCTGGCCGACTGGGGCGTGACCAAGCTTGCCGAATACGAACGGCACGAGTCGATCGACGAGATGAAGCATGCCGACTGGCTGGCGGAGCGGATCCTGTTCCTCGAAGCGCTCCCGAACTTCCAGGCGATTCACAAGCTGAAGGTGGGCGAGACGGTCGAGGAAATCCTCAAGGCCGATCTGGCGCTGGAGATGGAAGCGATCCCGCTGCTGCGCGATGCCGCAGAATACGCCAAGAGCGTGAAGGACTACACGTCCGAACAGCTGTTCGAGAACATCCTCGCGAGCGAGGAAGAGCATGTCGACTTCCTCGAGACGCAGTTCGACATGATCGAGCGGATGGGCCTGCAGAACTACGTCCAGCTGCAAAGCCACCCGGCGGGCGAGGGCGAGACCGGCGCAGGCGCGCCCTAGGCCCTCTGGCCGCGCCTGCTAGAGCGATGCGCCGGAGTCATCGTCCTCCGCCGCGCGCTCTGCCTTGCGGCGCATGATTTCCCGGCTGCGACGGCGGCGATCTTTCGCGCTGCCCGTCGCCAGTCGCGTTTCCAGCAGGAACAGCACCAGTCCGGCGACCATCAGGCCCATGGTGGTAATCCAAGCGACTGCGGTTAGCGTGCCGATCTGCGTCTCGATGAAGGCGCTGACGAACAGCAGGCCGATGACGATGCAGATCGCCAGGGCGCTGGCGGTGCAGAACATCACCGCGCCCTGCGCATAGACCCTGCGCCGCTCCAGTATCGGCAATTCTTCCGGCCTGCGGCCCGCTTCGCCGAGCTCGGCCGCTTCTTCGATCGCCTCGATCCGGGTCGCGATCCAGATCAACCGCTGGGTCATCGTGTTCATCACCGCGCCGATCGCGGCGAGTAGGAACACCGGCGTCAGGCTGAGTTGCAGCACCTGCTGCACGCGCATCGTGTTGCTGGTGCGGTTGACCAGATCGCTCGCAAAATCGGCGCCGGAAGCAGCCAATAGGTCGATCATTGCTCGCTCGCGTAGGGGTTCTTCGATGTCTTCAGCACCACCCGCACGGGCACTGCGTCGAAGCCCAGTTCGCGCCGGATGCCGTTGACCAGATAGCGTTCGTAAGAGGTCGGCAGCATGTCCAGCCGGGTGCCGAACACCACGAAGCGGGGCGGGCGGGTGCCGGCCTGGGTGATGTAGCGCAGTTTGATCCGCTTGCCGCCCGGGGCGGGAGGCGGGTTCGCCTCCAGCGCATCGTCGAACCAGCGATTGAGCGCGGAGGTCGACACGCGCTTGCTCCAGGTCTCGCGCAGCTGGAACGCGGCGGCGATCAGCTGATCGAGGCCCTTGCCGGTCTTCGCGCTGACCGCGATCAGCGGCAGACCGCGTACCTGCGCCAGCCCTTCATCGAGCGCGAAGCGGATGCCGTTGAACAGCTTGCTCGGCTCGGCGGCCACATCCCACTTGTTGATCGCGATCATCAGCGCGCGCCCTTCCTCGATCGCGAGGCTGGCGATCTTGAGGTCCTGATGTTCCAGACCCTTGGTCGCATCGAGCATCAGAACGACGACTTCGGCGAAATCGACCGCGCGGCGCGCGTCTGCGACCGAGAGCTTTTCCAGCTTCTCGACCACGTTGCGCTTCTTGCGCATCCCCGCAGTGTCGATCAGGCGCACTTCGCGCGTGTCGCCGCTGTCGGGATCGGTCCATTCCCAGTCGATCGCGATCGAATCGCGGGTGATGCCTGCTTCCGGCCCAGTCAGCAGGCGATCCTCACCCAGCATTCGGTTGATGAGGGTCGATTTGCCCGCATTGGGCCGCCCGACGATCGCGAGCTTCAGCGGCCCGGTGGGGACGCCGTCTTCGTCCTCTTCGCCCTCATCCATCGCCTCCAGCGCGTCGCCCGCTTCGGACTTCTCGCCAATGATTGGCCACAGCGCCTCGAACAGGTCGGCAGTGCCTTCGCCGTGTTCGGCGGAAATGCCGATCGGCTCGCCCAGGCCGAGCGAGTAGGCTTCGAAAATGCCTGCGTCGCCGCTGCGCCCCTCGGCCTTGTTGGCGACCACGATCACAGGGACGTCTGCGGTGCGAAGCCAGTTGCCGATCTCGTTGTCGAGCGGGGTGAGCCCGGCGCGCGCGTCGACCACGAACAGCACCGCGTCGGCATCGGCGATGCTGACTTCGGTCTGCATCCGCATCCGGCCCGGCAGGGTGCTGGGGTCTTCGTCTTCCCACCCGGCGGTATCGACGATGGTGAAGCGCATGCCCGCAAGCGTCACGTCACCGAATCGCCGGTCACGCGTGACGCCCGGCTGATCGTCGACCAGCGCGAGCTTCTTGCCCGCCAGCCGGTTGAACAGGGTGGATTTGCCCACATTGGGGCGCCCGATAATGATTACGCGAGGCAGCATAGGGACGGCAGTTGGGCCTTGCCCGCGCCGTTGGCAAGCGCCCTCGCGCTCCTGGTAGACGAAAAGGCGAAGGAACGGGGCGCAAAGGTAAACGCGCTGTTAACCAGTCTTCTGAGGCTGATGGAAAGGCACGACCGGCAAAACTTTGCCGTATGAATTGCCGCCCCCATCTCTTCGTCCTCCCCCTCGCCGCAGTCGCTGCAAGTCTTGCAGTTCCGCCACTTGTCGCCGCTCAGGCACAGGTCGCCGCGGACGCAAGCGCGGCGTCGAGCGGCAGCGAATTGCCGCCTTACCTGCAATGCGTGCCCTATGCGCGGCAGGTCAGCGGGATCGATATCTACGGTGATGCCCACACCTGGTGGGATCAGGCCGAAGGCCGGTTTGCGCGTGGCCACACGCCTCGTGAAGGCGCGGTTATGGCTTTCGTTCCCACCGGCAATATGCAGCTGGGCCATGTCGCGGCGGTCGCCAAGGTGATCGATTCGCGCACCGTACTGCTCGACCATGCCAACTGGTCGCCGATCAATGGACGGCGCGGGCAGATCGAACGCAATGTGAAGGCAGTCGATGTCTCGCCGAACAACGACTGGAGCCAGGTGCGTGTGTGGTACTATCCGCTGCAGGCGCTCGGCACCACGCCGTGGCCGGTGCAGGGCTTCATCTATCCCGATGGCAAGGCGAAGCCACGCACGCAGCAGCGCTTTGCGCAGGCGGTCCCCGCGCCGGTTCGGCCGCAGCCGACCCGTGAAGAGCCGTCGCGCGCCTTCCTCGCCGCCTTTGCCGATGCGCCCCCGGCGCGCGCACCGCAGACGCGGACAAGCCAGCCGCGCGTGACGCAGGCGGCATACAGGCCCGCACAGGCCGCGTCCCAGGCGAGCTACGCGACCGCGCGACCGCTCACTCCGCGCCGCGTACAGGCGAGCGCAGGGCGGTCAGGCGGCGATGCTGTGGTCGAGCGCGCCGTCGCGCTCTACGATTAAAGGCTTGGAGCGGGGGAGGGCTCAGTCGTCCAGACGGGCGACCGGCGCATCCTCGCCCAGATCTTCGAACCAGGCCTCGACAGGGCCCTTCAGCTTGAGGGTGAGCGGCTGGCCCTTGCGGTCCATCGTCCGCCCGGCCTGCACGCGTACCCAGCCTTCGCTGATCGAATATTCCTCGATATCCGTGCGCTGACGGCCCTTGAAGCGGATGCCCACTCCGCGCTGCAGCACCGCCTGGTCGAAATGCGGGCTGCG encodes:
- the der gene encoding ribosome biogenesis GTPase Der, which gives rise to MLPRVIIIGRPNVGKSTLFNRLAGKKLALVDDQPGVTRDRRFGDVTLAGMRFTIVDTAGWEDEDPSTLPGRMRMQTEVSIADADAVLFVVDARAGLTPLDNEIGNWLRTADVPVIVVANKAEGRSGDAGIFEAYSLGLGEPIGISAEHGEGTADLFEALWPIIGEKSEAGDALEAMDEGEEDEDGVPTGPLKLAIVGRPNAGKSTLINRMLGEDRLLTGPEAGITRDSIAIDWEWTDPDSGDTREVRLIDTAGMRKKRNVVEKLEKLSVADARRAVDFAEVVVLMLDATKGLEHQDLKIASLAIEEGRALMIAINKWDVAAEPSKLFNGIRFALDEGLAQVRGLPLIAVSAKTGKGLDQLIAAAFQLRETWSKRVSTSALNRWFDDALEANPPPAPGGKRIKLRYITQAGTRPPRFVVFGTRLDMLPTSYERYLVNGIRRELGFDAVPVRVVLKTSKNPYASEQ
- the bfr gene encoding bacterioferritin, which codes for MKGDDKVIEYLNKALTNELTAINQYWLHYRVLADWGVTKLAEYERHESIDEMKHADWLAERILFLEALPNFQAIHKLKVGETVEEILKADLALEMEAIPLLRDAAEYAKSVKDYTSEQLFENILASEEEHVDFLETQFDMIERMGLQNYVQLQSHPAGEGETGAGAP
- a CDS encoding DUF3297 family protein, which encodes MTEESPENTPTQAPETKGADVPPMHLSVNPRSPHFDQAVLQRGVGIRFKGRQRTDIEEYSISEGWVRVQAGRTMDRKGQPLTLKLKGPVEAWFEDLGEDAPVARLDD
- a CDS encoding CHAP domain-containing protein; this encodes MNCRPHLFVLPLAAVAASLAVPPLVAAQAQVAADASAASSGSELPPYLQCVPYARQVSGIDIYGDAHTWWDQAEGRFARGHTPREGAVMAFVPTGNMQLGHVAAVAKVIDSRTVLLDHANWSPINGRRGQIERNVKAVDVSPNNDWSQVRVWYYPLQALGTTPWPVQGFIYPDGKAKPRTQQRFAQAVPAPVRPQPTREEPSRAFLAAFADAPPARAPQTRTSQPRVTQAAYRPAQAASQASYATARPLTPRRVQASAGRSGGDAVVERAVALYD
- a CDS encoding DUF2721 domain-containing protein — translated: MIDLLAASGADFASDLVNRTSNTMRVQQVLQLSLTPVFLLAAIGAVMNTMTQRLIWIATRIEAIEEAAELGEAGRRPEELPILERRRVYAQGAVMFCTASALAICIVIGLLFVSAFIETQIGTLTAVAWITTMGLMVAGLVLFLLETRLATGSAKDRRRRSREIMRRKAERAAEDDDSGASL